From bacterium, a single genomic window includes:
- a CDS encoding ABC transporter substrate-binding protein gives MWRLLGVVFIGAVFGLWAWGGEGGRPTLAADATPIPLRLAYGAPVVQTLPLWAAYEGGFLKRNGFEPTMPERLSGPEATAALVGGHVDLIATGGFSTALAAGSGAPVRMIAAATRYAPFTIYTRDALSSPAQLKGLKVGTTGPGSEPYIEFHLYLRRVGLDPGDVAFIKVGLEAETFAAMLNGAVQVGLFHWPIAEKAQAAGFHVLADLSAQHIPWILTGFDVPQAMLVEHPDRVRRIAEALVAATGCALARPPFVESVLEKYTKISDPPALRRGVDEFRAVVPADLTPSPEAIRNIVAEAGRLHPGLDLSATAKFYVPQVLTELKANGFMRQAAQCGNAP, from the coding sequence CGCGGTGTTCGGCCTGTGGGCTTGGGGCGGTGAGGGGGGCAGGCCGACCCTGGCCGCCGACGCCACGCCGATTCCGTTGCGTCTGGCCTACGGCGCCCCGGTCGTGCAGACACTGCCCCTCTGGGCCGCATACGAAGGCGGCTTCCTGAAGCGCAATGGGTTCGAGCCGACGATGCCCGAGCGATTGTCGGGCCCGGAAGCGACGGCGGCACTCGTGGGCGGCCATGTGGACCTGATCGCCACGGGGGGATTCTCGACGGCCCTCGCCGCAGGATCGGGGGCGCCCGTTCGCATGATCGCTGCGGCGACGCGCTATGCGCCATTCACTATCTACACGCGCGATGCCCTCAGCTCACCGGCGCAGCTGAAAGGGCTCAAGGTGGGAACGACCGGCCCCGGCTCAGAGCCCTACATCGAGTTCCACCTCTACCTGAGGCGGGTGGGACTCGATCCTGGGGATGTCGCCTTCATCAAAGTCGGTCTCGAGGCCGAGACCTTCGCGGCGATGCTGAACGGCGCCGTTCAGGTGGGACTGTTTCACTGGCCCATTGCTGAGAAAGCCCAAGCCGCGGGATTTCACGTCCTGGCCGATTTGAGCGCGCAGCATATCCCATGGATCTTAACCGGATTCGATGTGCCTCAGGCTATGCTGGTAGAGCATCCGGATCGTGTTCGGCGGATCGCAGAGGCATTGGTGGCAGCAACCGGTTGCGCGCTGGCCCGCCCCCCCTTCGTCGAGTCGGTCCTGGAGAAATACACCAAGATCAGCGATCCGCCGGCGCTCAGGCGCGGCGTCGACGAGTTCCGGGCGGTGGTCCCCGCGGATCTGACCCCGTCTCCGGAAGCGATTCGAAACATCGTCGCAGAAGCAGGGAGGCTGCATCCCGGGCTCGATCTGTCCGCCACGGCCAAGTTCTACGTGCCCCAGGTGCTGACCGAACTGAAAGCGAACGGTTTCATGCGACAGGCTGCGCAGTGCGGAAACGCGCCGTAA